The following proteins are encoded in a genomic region of Flammeovirga pectinis:
- a CDS encoding chaperone NapD — protein sequence MLLIKSFIAYAAVGQKSDMIKALNNIKNCEVVPSENKDIVVVLLESASKEIEKEQILNIQNIPSVNQLSMVSGYQG from the coding sequence ATGCTATTAATAAAAAGTTTTATCGCTTATGCGGCTGTGGGGCAGAAGTCCGACATGATTAAAGCGCTCAACAACATTAAAAACTGCGAAGTCGTTCCATCGGAAAATAAAGATATCGTAGTCGTTTTATTAGAATCTGCTTCTAAAGAAATAGAGAAAGAACAGATTCTAAATATACAAAATATACCCTCTGTCAATCAGCTATCAATGGTATCAGGTTACCAAGGCTAA
- a CDS encoding molybdopterin-dependent oxidoreductase, giving the protein MDKNSSIASRRSFLKKMALFSALTTAATLFPGIIFADEQEKNAPKDADLKWKKAPCRFCGVGCGVLIGLQKGKAVAVKGDPKSSVNKGLCCVKGYHSVLSIYGKDRLTKPLVKKNGKMVETSMKEALDLIASKMQETIKDHGKDAVSMYGSGQWTIPDGYAASKFMKGAIGTNNLEANARLCMASAVTGFMTSFGIDEPMGCYEDIDHADVFILWGNNMAEMHPVLFSRLLDQRMKRKVKIIDFATRTTRTSMAADRSIIFEPQTDLAVANAICYEIIDKGWVNKEFVTKHISFSKGKTKMGYGTEDFYKFKEHEEKIDFDAYKEFLKEYTPEKVARYSGVSVKDIRLMANIYGDPNQKVMSFWCMGMNQHTRGTWINNLVYNIHLLTGKISTPGNSPFSLTGQPSACGTVREVGTLTHKLPHGVVTNKKHREFAAKIWKVPVENIPSKPTYHTVEMFRALDRGEIKFMWIQVTNPMVTMPNLNRYREGCEKTGRFIVVSDIYPTPTTDVADVILPSAMWIEREGLYGNSERRTQYFEKMIDAPGEAISDSWQIIEVARRMGYGDLFPKNEATHAAELYDEYRLHQVGKKHGMAPLEVLKNQPGAMWPFVDGKSTKWRFNAEYDPACDDSKGRFHFYGKKDGKAVIWQRPYEPAAESPNKEYNYWLCTGRVIEHWHTGSMTRRIDVLHQAVPHSYVEVNPDDAKRLNIREGDKVKITSKRGTMTLPASVNGRGVPVKGQVFVPFFDEGYLINDVTLDAFDPISKQPDYKKCAVKIEKV; this is encoded by the coding sequence ATGGATAAAAATTCTTCAATCGCCTCTCGACGATCTTTTCTTAAAAAGATGGCTCTTTTTTCTGCTTTAACAACAGCAGCAACATTATTTCCAGGAATTATTTTTGCAGATGAGCAAGAAAAAAATGCTCCTAAAGATGCTGATCTTAAATGGAAAAAAGCTCCTTGCCGCTTTTGTGGTGTAGGTTGTGGGGTGTTAATAGGTTTGCAAAAAGGAAAAGCAGTTGCCGTAAAAGGAGACCCAAAATCTTCTGTAAATAAGGGCTTATGCTGTGTTAAAGGTTACCATTCGGTTTTATCTATTTATGGTAAAGATCGTCTAACAAAACCGTTGGTAAAAAAGAACGGTAAAATGGTAGAGACAAGCATGAAGGAAGCCTTGGATCTTATTGCAAGTAAAATGCAAGAAACAATAAAAGACCATGGTAAAGATGCTGTTTCTATGTATGGATCTGGACAATGGACTATACCTGATGGTTATGCAGCATCTAAATTTATGAAAGGTGCAATTGGTACAAACAATTTAGAAGCAAATGCACGTTTGTGTATGGCTAGTGCTGTAACTGGTTTTATGACTTCTTTTGGTATTGATGAACCAATGGGTTGTTATGAGGATATTGACCATGCAGATGTTTTTATTTTGTGGGGTAACAACATGGCAGAAATGCACCCTGTATTGTTCTCTCGCCTTTTAGACCAGAGGATGAAAAGGAAAGTGAAAATTATTGATTTTGCCACCAGAACAACGCGTACAAGTATGGCAGCGGATAGATCAATTATTTTTGAGCCACAAACAGATTTAGCAGTTGCCAATGCCATTTGTTACGAAATTATTGACAAAGGATGGGTAAATAAGGAGTTTGTCACTAAACATATCAGCTTTAGTAAAGGAAAAACTAAAATGGGATATGGTACAGAAGACTTCTATAAATTTAAAGAACACGAAGAAAAAATAGATTTTGATGCCTACAAAGAATTCTTAAAAGAATATACTCCAGAAAAAGTTGCTAGATACTCTGGTGTATCTGTTAAAGATATCCGATTAATGGCGAACATTTACGGAGACCCCAACCAAAAAGTAATGTCGTTTTGGTGTATGGGCATGAATCAACACACAAGAGGAACTTGGATTAATAACTTAGTCTACAACATTCACCTTTTAACAGGTAAAATTTCTACTCCTGGTAATAGTCCATTCTCATTAACGGGTCAGCCAAGTGCTTGCGGAACTGTACGTGAGGTAGGAACACTAACGCATAAACTTCCACACGGTGTTGTTACCAATAAAAAGCACCGAGAATTTGCTGCTAAAATTTGGAAAGTACCTGTAGAAAATATCCCTTCTAAACCTACCTACCATACTGTAGAAATGTTTAGAGCATTAGATAGAGGCGAAATTAAATTTATGTGGATTCAAGTAACCAATCCGATGGTTACAATGCCTAACCTAAATCGTTATAGAGAAGGTTGCGAAAAAACAGGCCGATTTATTGTTGTTTCTGATATATACCCTACACCTACAACAGATGTTGCAGATGTAATTTTGCCTTCGGCAATGTGGATTGAACGTGAAGGATTATATGGTAACTCTGAACGTAGAACACAGTATTTTGAGAAAATGATTGATGCCCCTGGGGAAGCAATTAGTGATAGTTGGCAAATTATTGAAGTAGCTAGAAGAATGGGCTACGGTGATCTTTTTCCTAAAAATGAAGCTACACACGCTGCAGAACTTTATGATGAATATAGATTACATCAGGTTGGTAAAAAGCACGGTATGGCACCATTAGAAGTACTGAAAAATCAGCCGGGTGCTATGTGGCCTTTTGTAGATGGAAAATCAACAAAATGGCGTTTTAATGCTGAATATGATCCTGCTTGTGATGACAGTAAAGGAAGGTTCCACTTCTATGGTAAGAAAGATGGAAAAGCAGTAATCTGGCAACGTCCTTATGAACCTGCTGCAGAATCTCCTAATAAAGAATATAATTATTGGCTTTGTACTGGCCGTGTGATTGAACACTGGCATACAGGGTCTATGACAAGAAGAATTGACGTATTGCACCAAGCTGTACCACACAGTTATGTTGAGGTAAACCCAGACGATGCAAAACGATTAAATATTAGAGAAGGCGATAAAGTGAAAATTACTTCTAAAAGAGGTACAATGACATTACCGGCATCTGTAAACGGCAGAGGTGTTCCGGTTAAAGGACAAGTTTTTGTACCTTTCTTTGATGAAGGCTACTTGATTAATGACGTTACATTAGATGCTTTTGACCCAATCTCTAAACAACCTGACTATAAAAAGTGTGCAGTAAAAATTGAAAAAGTATAA
- a CDS encoding cytochrome c3 family protein: MNKLVIVLFSLIIVAVVMVNLSITEAKKRASLTEEVATPSTRETSEEYLFRRSKEGIDFKAMPNDPVHAEHKKEYYQRRAYEGAPPQIPHPLLSKKGIGDKSCLQCHENGGYVAAFKAYAPATPHPELISCRQCHVPITTKKLFKKTNWKRTQPTHVDNRALVTSPPTIPHGLQNRTDCLSCHAGSGGLVDIRSTHTERANCMQCHVPNQAKLEGINQTWKRKAQ; encoded by the coding sequence ATGAATAAATTAGTAATTGTACTCTTTTCTCTGATTATTGTAGCTGTAGTCATGGTTAATTTGAGTATAACCGAAGCAAAGAAGAGAGCCTCTTTAACAGAAGAGGTCGCCACTCCTTCTACAAGAGAAACTTCTGAAGAATATCTTTTTAGAAGATCTAAAGAGGGCATAGATTTTAAGGCTATGCCGAACGATCCTGTGCATGCAGAACATAAAAAAGAGTATTATCAAAGACGTGCTTATGAGGGGGCTCCTCCTCAAATTCCGCATCCGTTATTATCAAAAAAAGGGATCGGAGATAAAAGCTGTTTACAATGCCATGAAAATGGTGGCTATGTGGCTGCTTTTAAAGCCTATGCTCCTGCTACTCCTCATCCAGAATTAATTAGTTGTAGACAGTGCCATGTGCCTATCACCACTAAAAAATTATTTAAAAAAACCAACTGGAAGAGAACTCAACCTACTCATGTAGATAATAGAGCATTGGTAACTAGCCCTCCTACTATTCCGCATGGTTTACAAAATAGAACAGATTGCTTATCGTGCCATGCAGGTTCTGGAGGTTTAGTAGACATTAGATCTACGCATACAGAAAGAGCAAATTGTATGCAATGTCATGTACCAAACCAAGCAAAATTAGAAGGAATAAATCAAACATGGAAAAGAAAAGCACAATGA
- a CDS encoding 4Fe-4S dicluster domain-containing protein, which produces MKEIRDIYKKYFKQDNCKPEDCSCGGHVKPQKDGFDQKIEQKTDRRTALKSITSGLLAGVGMAQSACSPTKSDASKEKANMEWEEYFKGNYQVMSKDEQLATVKRLERLYEMNTGHHINVSSKGPLDNVLYGYAFNLSKCQGYMDCVKACKEENNHDRDSQMQYIRIHEMGKGNFDFELADDNFYHQVPAEGHFYLGTQCFHCENPPCVEVCPTKATWKEKDGIVVIDYDWCIGCRYCMAACPYDGRRFNWKEPHVPESEVNKDQHYLGNRLRKKGVMEKCTFCVQKTRNGENTACVEACPTGARVFGNLLDPKSDIRYVLENKKVFRLKEDLGTEPKFWYYMD; this is translated from the coding sequence ATGAAGGAAATAAGAGACATATATAAAAAATATTTTAAGCAAGATAATTGTAAGCCAGAGGATTGCAGTTGTGGTGGACATGTTAAGCCTCAGAAAGATGGTTTTGATCAGAAAATTGAACAAAAGACAGATAGAAGAACGGCTTTAAAAAGTATTACCAGTGGTTTATTGGCTGGTGTTGGAATGGCACAATCTGCTTGCTCTCCTACCAAAAGTGATGCCTCAAAAGAAAAGGCTAACATGGAATGGGAAGAGTACTTTAAAGGCAATTACCAAGTAATGTCTAAAGATGAGCAATTGGCTACTGTAAAAAGATTGGAAAGGTTATATGAGATGAACACTGGGCATCACATCAATGTATCATCAAAAGGACCTTTAGACAACGTACTTTACGGCTATGCATTCAATTTATCCAAATGCCAAGGATATATGGATTGTGTGAAAGCTTGTAAGGAGGAGAATAACCATGATCGGGATTCGCAGATGCAATACATCAGAATTCATGAAATGGGAAAAGGAAATTTTGATTTTGAATTAGCTGACGATAATTTTTACCATCAAGTTCCTGCCGAAGGACATTTTTACCTCGGCACGCAATGTTTTCATTGTGAGAACCCTCCATGTGTAGAAGTTTGCCCTACAAAGGCCACTTGGAAAGAAAAAGATGGCATTGTAGTAATTGATTACGATTGGTGTATTGGTTGTAGATACTGCATGGCTGCATGCCCTTACGATGGTAGACGTTTTAACTGGAAAGAACCTCATGTTCCGGAAAGCGAAGTAAACAAAGACCAACATTATTTGGGTAACCGACTTCGTAAAAAAGGTGTAATGGAAAAATGTACTTTCTGTGTTCAGAAAACCCGAAACGGAGAAAACACAGCCTGTGTAGAAGCCTGCCCAACGGGAGCTAGAGTATTTGGTAATTTACTAGATCCTAAAAGTGACATTAGATATGTTTTAGAAAACAAGAAGGTTTTCCGTTTAAAAGAAGATTTGGGAACTGAGCCAAAATTTTGGTATTACATGGACTAA
- the dsrP gene encoding sulfate reduction electron transfer complex DsrMKJOP subunit DsrP, translating to MKQIKIFSQMIKDGFREATHGSLYYHVWMGILTFFMLWGAYSYYQQISEGLVVTGMSDRVSWGLYISNFTFLVGVAAAAVMLVLPTYILHDVDFKQAVLIGEGMAVSALVMCITFVMVDVGGPGVLWHMIPGLGTFNFPNSMLTWDMVVLNVYLFINITVPMYILFRHYQGKVAHKKVYLPGVMISVFWAVALHMVTAFLYQGLQARPFWNTALLGPRFLASAFAAGPALIILALGMINQYSSFKIEKKTIQKIALVITVSAQANLIMLGSELFKEFYSPTHHSISAQYLFFGLGEYKALVPWIWTSIGLNLIATAILTFNQLRKNMTLLYVACVILFIAIWIDKGFGLIVPGFIPGQWGKIVEYTPSSIEIGVTVGIWALGCFIFTILTRATIAIELGTIRYKK from the coding sequence ATGAAACAGATCAAGATATTTTCACAAATGATAAAAGATGGTTTTAGAGAAGCTACGCACGGTAGTCTTTATTACCATGTTTGGATGGGCATTCTTACCTTTTTTATGCTTTGGGGTGCTTATAGTTATTACCAACAAATTTCTGAAGGACTTGTAGTTACAGGAATGAGTGACAGAGTAAGTTGGGGATTGTACATTTCTAATTTTACGTTTCTTGTTGGTGTAGCTGCCGCTGCAGTTATGCTGGTGCTACCCACTTATATTTTACACGATGTAGATTTTAAACAGGCTGTTTTAATTGGTGAAGGAATGGCTGTTTCTGCTCTTGTTATGTGTATCACTTTTGTTATGGTAGATGTTGGAGGACCAGGTGTTTTATGGCACATGATTCCGGGTTTAGGTACATTTAACTTCCCTAATTCTATGCTTACATGGGATATGGTTGTTCTAAATGTATACCTCTTTATTAACATTACTGTGCCAATGTATATCCTTTTTAGGCATTACCAAGGTAAAGTAGCACATAAAAAAGTATACCTGCCGGGTGTTATGATCTCTGTATTTTGGGCCGTTGCATTGCACATGGTTACCGCCTTTTTATACCAAGGCTTACAAGCAAGACCTTTCTGGAATACTGCCTTATTAGGACCTCGCTTTTTAGCTTCTGCATTTGCAGCTGGTCCGGCATTAATAATTTTAGCTTTAGGAATGATTAATCAGTATTCTTCTTTTAAAATTGAGAAGAAAACAATACAAAAAATAGCTTTAGTAATTACAGTATCTGCACAAGCAAATTTGATTATGCTCGGTTCTGAACTTTTTAAAGAGTTCTACTCTCCTACGCATCATTCAATTAGTGCTCAATACTTATTTTTTGGCTTAGGTGAATACAAAGCCTTAGTTCCTTGGATTTGGACTTCCATTGGTCTAAACCTTATCGCCACAGCAATTCTAACATTCAATCAGCTAAGAAAAAACATGACGCTATTGTATGTAGCATGCGTCATTTTATTTATAGCAATATGGATTGATAAAGGTTTTGGATTAATTGTTCCTGGTTTTATTCCGGGGCAATGGGGAAAAATTGTGGAGTACACACCATCGTCTATCGAAATAGGTGTAACTGTTGGTATTTGGGCTTTAGGTTGTTTCATTTTTACAATCCTTACCCGTGCCACTATCGCTATAGAACTCGGTACGATTCGTTATAAAAAGTGA
- a CDS encoding NAD-dependent epimerase/dehydratase family protein: MKTIDKSKPVMITGATGYVAGRIVEKLLMEGLTIHAPVRNPDNKEKLHYLNAIAEKSEGTIKYFKADLLTEGSYEEAMQGCELVYHTASPFITTVKDAEKDLVAPALIGTKNVLNSVNKVESVKRVVLTSSCVAIIGDAKDLLPLPNQTADENVWNKTSSVKHQPYNYSKTVAELAAWEINKAQGRWDLVVINPSFVLGPGINPKSTSESFNIMKQIGDGTLKMGAPGLHIGIVDVRDLAIAHYNAGFTPEAEGRHIISNESLTLLEMVDLLRDKYGANYPFPKKELPKWLVWLVGPLQGIPRKMVSLNFGYKWLVDNTKSKEKLGMQYRESKDTMNDFFGQLVEAGVYK, translated from the coding sequence TTGAAAACTATTGATAAATCTAAGCCTGTTATGATTACAGGAGCAACAGGCTACGTAGCTGGCCGTATTGTTGAAAAACTTTTAATGGAAGGTCTCACAATTCATGCTCCTGTTAGAAATCCTGATAATAAAGAAAAATTACATTACTTAAATGCAATAGCAGAAAAGTCTGAGGGTACTATCAAGTATTTTAAGGCAGACTTGCTTACAGAAGGTTCTTACGAAGAGGCCATGCAAGGTTGCGAGTTGGTTTACCATACGGCATCTCCATTTATTACTACTGTAAAAGATGCTGAAAAAGACTTAGTTGCACCAGCATTAATCGGAACAAAGAATGTTTTAAACTCTGTAAATAAGGTAGAATCGGTTAAAAGAGTTGTACTTACAAGTAGTTGCGTTGCAATTATTGGCGATGCAAAAGATCTATTGCCTCTTCCTAATCAAACTGCAGATGAAAATGTATGGAATAAGACTTCTTCTGTAAAACATCAGCCTTATAATTATTCCAAAACAGTTGCAGAGTTAGCCGCTTGGGAGATTAACAAAGCACAAGGTAGATGGGATTTAGTCGTTATCAATCCATCTTTTGTATTAGGACCTGGAATTAACCCAAAAAGTACTTCCGAAAGTTTCAATATAATGAAACAGATTGGTGATGGAACTTTAAAAATGGGGGCTCCAGGATTGCATATTGGTATTGTAGACGTAAGAGATTTAGCTATTGCACATTACAATGCAGGCTTCACTCCCGAAGCTGAAGGTAGACATATCATCTCTAACGAGAGCCTTACTTTATTAGAAATGGTAGATTTATTAAGAGATAAATATGGTGCAAATTATCCTTTCCCTAAAAAGGAATTACCAAAATGGTTAGTTTGGTTAGTTGGTCCTCTTCAAGGAATTCCTAGAAAAATGGTGAGTTTAAATTTTGGTTACAAATGGTTAGTTGATAACACAAAAAGTAAGGAAAAATTAGGCATGCAGTATAGAGAATCGAAAGACACCATGAACGACTTTTTTGGTCAACTGGTAGAAGCTGGTGTTTATAAATAA
- a CDS encoding glycoside hydrolase family 47 protein encodes MNTIKNQSIFTTTCIALAFLILLPFTSIASPLKKRDGISKKEKKEYQERVKTAFKKGWRAYMNYAKGLDAVNPISEKGHNWYKESLLMTPVDAFSTMYLMGLDDEMAEAKELIFSELEFDKDFEVQQFEIAIRILGGLLSSYQLDGDQRFLDLAIDLADRMLPVFDSPTGIPYRLVNLKTGAVGGQGTNPCEVGSMLLEYGVLSKLTGDPKYYDLCKRGVKALYDRRGETGLQGSWIDQDTGKWEDTRAHISGGIDAYYEYLLKGYLLFGDEDLLEWYTVSRDAVNKYLVDTTSVEGEMWVGWADMNSGERIMTRFGALDCFWNLCNVLDGDLERAEGLQASINKMWFANGIEPEAINYTTMQPYYEGAEYYMMRPEAIESTYYVWRGTGNKKYYEQGKKMFESIEKYCQVENGYVQLRDVKTKEKWDTLESFFFAETMKYCYLFFADTETFDLEKYVLNTEAHPLKNTWDKDWKGNLNGVK; translated from the coding sequence ATGAATACTATCAAAAATCAATCAATTTTTACGACAACGTGCATTGCGTTGGCATTCCTAATTTTATTACCGTTTACATCAATTGCTAGTCCTTTAAAAAAGAGGGATGGTATTTCTAAAAAAGAGAAAAAAGAATATCAAGAAAGAGTAAAAACAGCTTTTAAAAAAGGATGGAGAGCATATATGAATTATGCGAAAGGCTTAGATGCCGTGAATCCAATTTCTGAAAAAGGGCACAATTGGTACAAAGAATCTTTACTGATGACCCCTGTAGATGCTTTTTCTACAATGTACTTAATGGGTTTAGACGATGAAATGGCAGAAGCAAAGGAACTTATTTTTTCAGAATTAGAATTTGATAAAGACTTTGAAGTGCAACAATTTGAAATTGCAATTCGTATTCTTGGTGGCTTGCTATCAAGTTATCAGTTAGATGGAGATCAACGTTTTCTTGACTTAGCTATTGATTTAGCCGATAGAATGCTTCCTGTTTTCGATTCGCCTACTGGAATTCCTTACCGTCTAGTCAACTTAAAAACAGGTGCTGTTGGCGGACAAGGTACTAACCCTTGCGAAGTAGGTTCTATGTTATTAGAATATGGTGTATTGTCTAAATTAACGGGCGACCCTAAGTATTACGATTTATGTAAAAGAGGAGTTAAGGCACTTTACGATAGAAGAGGAGAAACGGGTTTACAAGGTTCTTGGATTGATCAGGATACAGGTAAATGGGAAGATACTAGAGCACATATTTCAGGAGGTATAGATGCTTACTATGAATATTTATTAAAAGGATATTTATTGTTTGGAGACGAGGACTTATTAGAGTGGTACACTGTTTCTCGCGATGCTGTAAATAAGTATTTAGTAGATACTACTTCTGTAGAAGGTGAAATGTGGGTTGGCTGGGCAGATATGAATTCGGGAGAGCGAATTATGACAAGGTTTGGTGCTTTAGATTGCTTCTGGAATTTATGTAATGTTTTAGATGGAGATCTAGAAAGAGCCGAAGGTTTACAAGCTTCGATTAATAAAATGTGGTTTGCAAATGGAATTGAGCCAGAAGCTATTAATTACACAACAATGCAGCCGTATTACGAAGGTGCAGAATACTACATGATGCGACCAGAAGCAATAGAATCTACTTATTATGTTTGGAGAGGAACGGGTAATAAAAAATACTACGAGCAAGGTAAAAAGATGTTTGAAAGCATTGAAAAGTATTGCCAAGTAGAAAATGGTTATGTACAATTAAGAGATGTAAAAACAAAAGAAAAGTGGGATACTTTAGAAAGTTTCTTCTTTGCCGAAACAATGAAATATTGCTATTTATTCTTTGCTGATACTGAAACTTTTGATTTAGAAAAATATGTCCTAAATACAGAAGCTCACCCATTAAAAAACACATGGGATAAAGATTGGAAAGGTAATTTGAATGGGGTGAAATAA
- a CDS encoding cupin domain-containing protein, with the protein MSLTETYQYNGQGYYPFLIREGWQVAQLNYVEDRRPENIKSLEVHHLTDKAFMLIHGSALLVSAEINAENITYSMIHMNSGILYNIPKKVWHTVALKEETKVLIIEKDKTHLEDSELYDLNDKQYKQFLQEIHKIW; encoded by the coding sequence ATGAGTTTAACAGAAACATATCAGTATAATGGGCAGGGATACTATCCTTTTCTTATTCGAGAAGGGTGGCAAGTTGCTCAATTAAATTATGTAGAAGATCGTAGGCCGGAAAATATAAAGAGTTTAGAAGTACACCACCTTACAGATAAAGCTTTTATGTTAATACATGGCAGTGCTTTGCTTGTATCTGCTGAAATAAATGCTGAAAATATCACCTATAGTATGATACATATGAATAGCGGTATTCTATATAATATTCCAAAAAAAGTATGGCATACCGTAGCTTTAAAAGAAGAGACTAAAGTATTGATTATTGAAAAGGATAAAACGCATTTAGAAGATTCGGAGCTTTATGATTTAAACGACAAACAATACAAACAATTCTTACAAGAAATCCATAAAATTTGGTAA